Sequence from the Thermoproteales archaeon genome:
AATAATTTTATCAGGATCCTCAATACTCCTAATAAGAAGCCCATCATCCATAGGCTCAACCACGACATAACCACCCTCCCTAAACCTATAAGCCTCCCTAAACACCTTAGGAATTACTATCTGTCCCTTAGGGCCAACCTTC
This genomic interval carries:
- a CDS encoding AbrB/MazE/SpoVT family DNA-binding domain-containing protein, translated to MVRIRVKVGPKGQIVIPKVFREAYRFREGGYVVVEPMDDGLLIRSIEDPDKIIEWIRERRRRVKSLLGRLGELSRIDLEEEFES